Proteins from one Streptococcus mitis B6 genomic window:
- a CDS encoding TIGR02206 family membrane protein, translating to MNLWDIFFTTQATEPPKFDLFWYVSLFTLLALTFFTAYRYREKKACQRFFQILQAVQLILLYGWYGVNHMPLSESLPFYHCRMAMFVVLLLPGQSKYRQYFALLGTFGTLAAFVYPVSDAYPFPHITILSFIFGHLALLGNSLVYLLRQYDARMLDVKRIFLMTFALNALIFVVNLVTGGDYGFLTKPPLVGDHGLVANYLIVSLALSAAITLTKKILELFLEQEAEKMIAKKA from the coding sequence ATGAATTTATGGGATATTTTCTTTACGACCCAAGCAACAGAACCACCTAAATTTGACCTTTTTTGGTATGTTAGTCTATTTACGCTCTTAGCCTTAACATTTTTTACAGCTTATCGCTATCGTGAAAAGAAGGCTTGCCAACGCTTTTTCCAGATTTTACAGGCCGTTCAGTTAATCCTTCTTTATGGTTGGTATGGGGTCAATCATATGCCACTGTCAGAAAGTTTACCCTTTTACCATTGCCGTATGGCTATGTTTGTGGTGCTTTTGCTTCCTGGTCAGTCTAAATATAGACAGTATTTTGCATTACTAGGAACATTTGGGACATTAGCAGCCTTTGTTTATCCAGTGTCAGATGCCTATCCTTTCCCACATATTACGATTTTATCCTTTATCTTTGGCCACTTAGCTCTCTTGGGGAATTCTTTAGTTTATCTATTGAGACAGTACGATGCGAGAATGCTAGATGTGAAAAGAATTTTTCTCATGACCTTTGCCCTAAATGCCTTGATTTTTGTGGTCAATTTGGTAACAGGTGGAGATTACGGATTCTTGACAAAACCACCATTGGTTGGAGACCATGGCTTAGTAGCTAATTATTTAATCGTTTCCCTAGCCTTATCAGCAGCGATTACTTTGACAAAGAAAATCTTGGAACTATTTTTAGAACAAGAAGCAGAAAAAATGATTGCAAAGAAAGCTTAG
- a CDS encoding MurR/RpiR family transcriptional regulator, giving the protein MDKPDIATVIDSHFEEMTDLEQEIARYFLQAETIQDDLSSQQVTQKLHISQAALTRFAKKCGFTGYREFIFQYQHEAENQANQVFKHSPLTKRVLRSYSNMREQTQDLIDEVQLERIAQLIEDAERVYFFGTGSSGLVAREMKLRFMRLGVVCEALTDQDGFAWTTSIMDENCLVLGFSLSGATPSILDSLLDAKEMGAKTVLFSSVPNKDSQTYTETVLVASHNQPSYIQRISAQLPMLFFIDLIYAYFLEINRESKEKIFNSYWENKKLNGYRRQKRVRKS; this is encoded by the coding sequence ATGGACAAACCAGATATCGCAACTGTCATTGATTCACATTTTGAAGAAATGACAGACCTAGAGCAAGAAATCGCTCGCTATTTTTTACAAGCAGAAACCATTCAAGATGACCTTTCCTCCCAACAGGTCACTCAAAAATTACATATCTCTCAGGCTGCACTAACTCGCTTTGCTAAAAAGTGTGGCTTTACTGGCTACCGAGAATTTATTTTCCAATACCAACATGAGGCAGAAAATCAAGCCAACCAAGTCTTCAAGCACAGTCCACTGACCAAACGAGTCCTCAGAAGCTATAGCAATATGAGGGAACAAACACAAGACTTGATTGACGAAGTCCAACTAGAACGAATTGCCCAATTAATCGAAGATGCTGAGCGTGTCTACTTCTTCGGAACAGGGAGTTCTGGCCTTGTCGCTCGTGAAATGAAATTACGCTTCATGCGTCTGGGCGTGGTCTGCGAAGCTTTAACCGATCAAGACGGCTTTGCTTGGACAACCAGCATTATGGATGAAAATTGTCTCGTACTTGGTTTCTCACTTTCTGGCGCAACTCCCTCTATTTTAGACAGTTTATTAGACGCCAAGGAGATGGGGGCAAAGACTGTACTCTTTTCAAGTGTTCCCAATAAAGATAGCCAGACCTATACAGAGACCGTTCTCGTTGCTAGCCACAACCAACCTTCCTACATCCAACGTATATCCGCTCAACTTCCTATGCTCTTCTTTATCGATTTGATTTATGCCTACTTTTTGGAAATCAATCGTGAAAGCAAGGAGAAAATCTTTAATAGCTACTGGGAAAATAAAAAACTCAATGGCTATCGTAGACAAAAACGTGTCAGAAAATCCTAG
- the ftsA gene encoding cell division protein FtsA yields the protein MAREGFFTGLDIGTSSVKVLVAELRNGELNVIGVSNAKSKGVKDGIIVDIEAAATAIKSAISQAEEKAGISIKSVNVGLPGNLLQVEPTQGMIPVTSDTKEITDQDVENVVKSALTKSMTPDREVITFIPEEFIVDGFQGIRDPRGMMGVRLEMRGLLYTGPRTILHNLRKTVERTGVQVENIIISPLAMVQSVLNEGEREFGATVIDMGAGQTTVATIRNQELQFTNILQEGGDYVTKDISKVLKTSQKLAEGLKLNYGEAYPPLASKETFQVEAIGEVEPVEVTEDYLSEIISARIKHNFEQIKQDLERRHLLDLPGGIVLIGGNAILPGMVELAQEVFGVRVKLYVPNQVGIRNPAFAHVISLSEFAGQLTEVNLLAQRAVKGEVALAHQPISFGGMIQKTAQFVQSTPVQPAPAPEVEPVAPTEPMADFQQASQNKPKLADRFRGLIGSMFDE from the coding sequence ATGGCTAGAGAAGGCTTTTTTACAGGTCTAGATATTGGAACAAGCTCTGTCAAGGTGCTTGTAGCCGAGCTTAGAAATGGTGAACTTAATGTAATTGGTGTAAGTAATGCCAAGAGTAAAGGTGTAAAGGATGGGATTATCGTTGATATTGAAGCAGCAGCAACTGCTATCAAGTCAGCTATTTCTCAAGCAGAAGAAAAGGCAGGCATTTCGATTAAATCAGTGAATGTCGGCTTGCCTGGTAATCTTTTGCAGGTAGAACCAACTCAAGGGATGATTCCAGTAACATCTGATACCAAGGAAATTACGGATCAAGATGTTGAAAATGTTGTCAAATCAGCTTTGACAAAGAGTATGACACCTGACCGTGAAGTCATTACCTTTATTCCTGAAGAATTTATTGTGGATGGTTTCCAAGGGATTCGTGACCCACGTGGCATGATGGGGGTTCGCCTTGAAATGCGTGGCTTGCTTTATACAGGCCCTCGTACTATCTTGCACAATCTGCGTAAGACAGTTGAACGTACAGGTGTTCAGGTTGAAAATATTATCATTTCACCACTAGCAATGGTTCAATCAGTTTTGAATGAAGGTGAACGTGAATTTGGTGCTACAGTGATTGATATGGGGGCAGGTCAAACGACTGTCGCTACAATCCGTAACCAAGAACTCCAGTTTACAAATATTCTTCAAGAAGGTGGAGATTATGTCACAAAAGATATCTCTAAAGTCTTGAAGACTTCACAAAAACTAGCTGAAGGTTTGAAATTAAACTATGGAGAGGCTTACCCTCCTCTTGCAAGTAAAGAAACCTTCCAAGTAGAGGCTATTGGGGAAGTAGAACCTGTTGAAGTGACAGAAGATTACTTGTCAGAGATTATTTCTGCACGAATCAAGCATAACTTTGAACAAATCAAACAAGACTTGGAGAGAAGACATTTATTGGATCTTCCTGGTGGAATTGTTTTGATCGGTGGAAATGCTATTTTACCGGGTATGGTAGAATTGGCTCAAGAAGTCTTTGGCGTTCGTGTCAAACTCTATGTTCCAAACCAAGTTGGTATTCGCAATCCAGCCTTTGCGCATGTGATTAGTCTATCGGAATTCGCTGGACAATTGACAGAAGTCAATCTTTTGGCTCAAAGAGCAGTCAAGGGTGAAGTTGCTCTGGCTCATCAACCAATTAGTTTTGGGGGAATGATTCAGAAAACAGCTCAGTTTGTACAATCAACGCCTGTTCAACCAGCTCCTGCTCCAGAAGTAGAGCCGGTGGCTCCTACAGAACCAATGGCGGATTTCCAACAAGCTTCACAAAATAAACCGAAATTAGCAGATCGTTTCCGTGGATTGATCGGAAGCATGTTTGATGAATAA
- a CDS encoding IS30-like element ISSmi1 family transposase, with translation MTKKQKHLTLEDRIDIQTGISQQETFRSIAEKMGKDPSTISKEIKRNRIMHPTSVKSDCTDCPLLKKAPYVCNNCPKKRTDCGFNRYLYYAKKAQEQYETMLRESRQGIPLNKESFYQMDKVLTQGIQKKQSIYHIIQTHNLPVSKATVYRHAKLGYLTAKPIDFPRMVTFKERRKSRKVAIPKELKIGRTYQDFQELRETDDFFKWLEMDTVIGRPGGKLLLTFNVSFCNFLFALLLNNKTALEVATKFAALKERVMDGGCAFHQLFPVILTDNGSEFAYVEELERDIDGKSHLYFCDPSRPDQKGRIEKNHTVLRAILPKGTSFDQLTQKDVNLVISHVNSLKREEFQGKSAYDIFTFTFGEDIAALLGCQFVKPEDTHLSPDLLK, from the coding sequence ATGACGAAAAAACAAAAACATCTCACTCTAGAAGACCGTATTGACATCCAAACTGGAATCAGCCAACAGGAGACTTTCCGTTCCATCGCTGAGAAGATGGGGAAAGACCCGTCAACGATTTCAAAGGAAATCAAGCGCAATCGCATCATGCATCCAACATCCGTCAAATCTGATTGCACGGATTGCCCTCTTCTCAAAAAAGCTCCTTATGTCTGTAACAACTGTCCAAAAAAGAGGACGGATTGTGGGTTTAACCGCTATCTTTACTACGCGAAAAAGGCACAGGAGCAGTACGAGACTATGTTGAGGGAATCCAGACAGGGAATTCCCCTAAACAAGGAAAGTTTTTATCAGATGGACAAGGTCTTAACCCAAGGCATCCAGAAGAAACAAAGCATCTACCATATCATTCAGACACATAACCTACCTGTGTCGAAAGCTACGGTGTATCGGCATGCCAAGCTGGGCTATCTGACAGCCAAGCCCATTGATTTCCCTCGGATGGTCACGTTCAAGGAACGCAGAAAATCCAGAAAAGTAGCTATTCCTAAAGAGCTGAAAATTGGGCGGACCTATCAAGATTTCCAAGAGTTACGAGAAACAGATGATTTCTTCAAATGGTTGGAAATGGACACGGTCATCGGCAGACCTGGTGGAAAGCTACTGCTCACCTTCAACGTTTCCTTCTGCAACTTCCTCTTCGCCCTGCTTTTGAACAACAAGACCGCTCTGGAGGTCGCCACTAAATTCGCAGCTTTGAAAGAAAGAGTCATGGACGGAGGGTGTGCGTTCCATCAGCTGTTCCCTGTCATTCTCACAGACAACGGATCTGAGTTCGCCTATGTGGAGGAGCTTGAGCGAGACATTGATGGGAAGTCTCACCTCTACTTCTGCGACCCTAGCCGTCCTGACCAGAAGGGGCGGATTGAGAAGAACCATACGGTTTTGCGAGCCATTCTTCCCAAGGGCACTTCCTTTGACCAGCTGACTCAGAAAGACGTCAATCTAGTCATTTCCCATGTCAATTCCTTGAAACGAGAAGAGTTTCAAGGAAAATCTGCTTACGACATCTTCACCTTCACCTTTGGCGAGGACATCGCTGCTCTTCTGGGTTGCCAATTTGTCAAACCAGAAGACACACACCTATCACCTGATTTATTGAAATAA
- the pbp2b gene encoding penicillin-binding protein 2B, with protein MRLICMRKFNSHSIPIRLNLLFSIVILLFMTIIGRLLYMQVLNKDFYEKKLASASQTKVTTSSARGEIYDASGKPLVENTLKQVVSFTRSNKMTATDLKEIAKKLLTYVSISSPNLTERQLADYYLADPEIYKKTVEALPSEKRLDSDGNRLSESELYNNAVDSVPTSQLNYTEDEKKEIYLFSQLNAVGNFATGTIATDPLNDSQVAVIASISKEMPGISISTSWDRKILETSLSSIVGSVSSEKAGLPAEEAEAYLKKGYSLNDRVGTSYLEKQYEETLQGKRSVKEIHLDKYGNMESVDTIEEGSKGNNIKLTIDLAFQDSVDALLKSYFNSELGNGGAKYSEGVYAVALNPKTGAVLSMSGLKHDLKTGELTPDSLGTVTNVFIPGSVVKAATISSGWENGVLSGNQTLTDQPIVFQGSAPIYSWYKLAYGSFPITAVEALEYSSNAYMVQTALGIMGQTYQPNMFVGTSNLETAMGKLRATFGEYGLGAATGIDLPDESTGFVPKEYSFANYITNAFGQFDNYTPMQLAQYVATIANDGVRVAPRIVEGIYGNNDKGGLGDLIQQLQPTEMNKVNISDSDMSILHQGFYQVSHGTSPLTTGRAFSDGATVSISGKTGTGESYVAGGQEANNTNAVAYAPTENPQIAVAVVFPHNTNLTKNVGPAIARDIINLYNQHHPMN; from the coding sequence ATGAGACTGATTTGTATGAGAAAATTTAACAGCCATTCGATTCCGATTCGGCTTAATTTATTGTTTTCAATCGTCATTTTGCTCTTTATGACCATTATTGGTCGTTTGTTGTATATGCAGGTTTTGAACAAGGATTTTTACGAAAAAAAGCTAGCCTCAGCTAGTCAGACCAAGGTCACAACCAGTTCTGCTCGTGGGGAAATTTATGATGCTAGTGGAAAACCTTTGGTAGAAAATACGTTAAAGCAGGTTGTTTCCTTTACGCGTAGTAATAAAATGACGGCTACAGACTTAAAAGAAATAGCTAAAAAGTTACTGACTTATGTGAGCATCAGTTCGCCAAATTTGACAGAACGCCAGCTGGCTGATTACTATTTGGCTGATCCTGAAATCTATAAAAAAACAGTGGAGGCTCTCCCAAGTGAGAAACGCTTGGATTCAGATGGCAATCGCCTATCCGAATCAGAACTGTATAACAATGCGGTCGATAGTGTCCCAACAAGTCAACTAAACTATACAGAGGATGAAAAGAAAGAAATCTATCTTTTTAGTCAGTTAAATGCTGTTGGAAACTTTGCGACAGGAACCATTGCGACAGATCCTCTAAATGATTCTCAGGTGGCTGTTATTGCCTCTATTTCAAAGGAGATGCCTGGCATTAGTATTTCTACTTCTTGGGATCGAAAGATTTTGGAAACTTCCCTTTCTTCTATAGTAGGGAGTGTATCCAGTGAAAAAGCCGGTCTCCCAGCGGAAGAAGCAGAAGCCTATCTTAAAAAGGGCTATTCTCTAAATGACCGTGTTGGAACCTCCTATTTGGAAAAGCAATATGAAGAGACCTTACAAGGAAAACGCTCGGTAAAAGAAATCCATCTGGATAAATATGGCAATATGGAAAGCGTGGACACAATTGAGGAAGGTAGTAAGGGAAACAATATCAAACTGACCATTGATTTGGCCTTCCAAGATAGCGTGGATGCTTTGCTGAAAAGTTATTTCAATTCCGAGCTAGGAAATGGTGGAGCCAAGTATTCTGAGGGTGTGTATGCAGTCGCCCTTAACCCCAAAACAGGTGCTGTTTTGTCTATGTCAGGACTCAAACATGACCTGAAAACGGGAGAGTTGACTCCTGATTCCTTGGGAACGGTAACCAATGTCTTTATCCCAGGTTCGGTTGTTAAGGCCGCTACCATCAGCTCAGGTTGGGAAAATGGTGTTTTATCAGGAAACCAAACCTTAACAGATCAGCCTATTGTTTTCCAAGGTTCAGCTCCAATTTATTCTTGGTATAAATTGGCATATGGATCTTTTCCTATTACAGCTGTGGAAGCCTTGGAGTATTCATCCAATGCTTACATGGTTCAAACCGCTCTTGGAATCATGGGCCAGACCTATCAACCAAATATGTTTGTTGGAACCAGCAATTTGGAAACAGCTATGGGAAAACTTCGTGCGACCTTTGGCGAATATGGCTTGGGGGCTGCGACCGGAATTGACCTACCAGATGAATCTACTGGATTTGTTCCCAAAGAGTATAGCTTTGCTAATTACATCACCAATGCCTTTGGGCAGTTTGATAACTATACGCCCATGCAGTTGGCTCAGTATGTAGCAACTATTGCAAATGATGGTGTTCGTGTGGCTCCTCGTATTGTTGAAGGCATTTATGGTAATAATGATAAGGGAGGACTGGGTGACTTGATTCAGCAACTGCAACCGACAGAGATGAATAAGGTCAATATATCCGACTCCGATATGAGTATCTTGCACCAAGGATTTTACCAAGTATCGCATGGAACTAGTCCCCTTACGACAGGACGGGCGTTTTCAGATGGCGCCACTGTTTCTATCAGTGGTAAGACCGGTACAGGTGAAAGCTATGTAGCTGGTGGTCAAGAAGCTAATAATACCAATGCCGTGGCCTATGCTCCAACAGAAAATCCTCAAATTGCAGTTGCAGTAGTCTTTCCTCATAATACCAATTTAACCAAAAATGTTGGGCCAGCAATTGCTCGCGACATTATCAATTTATATAACCAACACCATCCAATGAACTAG
- a CDS encoding UDP-N-acetylmuramoyl-tripeptide--D-alanyl-D-alanine ligase produces MKLTIHEVAQVVGAKNDISIFEDTQLEKAEFDSRLIATGDLFVPLKGARDGHDFIETAFENGAVVTLSEKEIANHPYILVDDVLTAFQILAAYYLEKTAVDVFAVTGSNGKTTTKDMLAHLLSTKYKTYKTQGNYNNEIGLPYTVLHMPEGTEKLVLEMGQDHLGDIHLLSELAHPKTAIVTLVGEAHLAFFKDRSEIAKGKMQIADGMAPDSLLLAPADPIVENYLPTDKKVVRFGQGAELEITDLVERKDSLTFKANFLEQVLDLPVTGKYNATNAMIASYVALQEGVSEEQIRQAFQNLELTRNRTEWKKAANGADILSDVYNANPTAMKLILETFSAIPANEGGKKIAVLADMKELGDQSVQLHNQMILSLSPDVLDTVIFYGEDIAELAQLASQMFPIGHVYYFKKTEDKDQFEDLVKQVKESLGANDQILLKGSNSMNLAKLVECLENEDK; encoded by the coding sequence ATGAAATTAACAATTCATGAAGTGGCCCAAGTTGTCGGAGCTAAAAATGATATCAGCATCTTTGAGGATACCCAGTTAGAGAAAGCTGAGTTTGACAGTCGTTTGATTGCGACAGGAGATTTATTTGTGCCCCTCAAGGGTGCGCGTGATGGTCATGACTTTATCGAAACAGCTTTTGAAAATGGTGCAGTAGTAACCTTGTCTGAGAAAGAGATTGCAAATCATCCCTACATTCTAGTAGACGATGTCTTGACTGCCTTTCAAATCCTCGCAGCCTACTATCTTGAAAAAACGGCAGTTGATGTCTTTGCAGTAACGGGTTCAAATGGCAAGACGACTACCAAGGATATGTTGGCACATTTATTGTCAACAAAATACAAGACCTACAAAACTCAGGGCAATTACAATAACGAAATTGGCCTTCCCTACACAGTTCTCCACATGCCTGAAGGGACAGAAAAGTTGGTCTTGGAGATGGGACAGGATCACCTAGGAGATATCCATCTTTTGTCTGAATTGGCTCATCCTAAGACAGCCATTGTGACCTTGGTTGGAGAGGCTCATTTGGCCTTTTTCAAAGACCGTTCGGAGATTGCTAAAGGGAAAATGCAAATTGCTGATGGTATGGCACCAGATTCTTTGCTTTTGGCACCAGCTGACCCGATTGTAGAGAACTACTTGCCTACAGATAAAAAAGTGGTCCGTTTTGGGCAAGGAGCTGAGTTAGAAATTACAGACTTGGTTGAGCGCAAGGATAGTCTGACCTTTAAGGCTAATTTCTTGGAACAAGTCCTTGATTTGCCAGTGACTGGTAAGTACAATGCCACTAATGCTATGATTGCGTCTTATGTTGCCCTACAAGAAGGAGTTTCAGAGGAGCAGATTCGTCAGGCCTTCCAAAATCTTGAATTGACGCGTAACCGTACCGAGTGGAAGAAAGCAGCCAATGGAGCAGATATCTTATCAGATGTTTACAATGCCAATCCAACTGCTATGAAGCTGATTTTAGAGACTTTCTCTGCCATTCCAGCCAACGAAGGTGGCAAGAAAATCGCTGTCTTAGCGGACATGAAGGAACTCGGTGACCAGTCTGTTCAGCTCCATAACCAGATGATTTTGAGCCTCTCACCAGATGTGCTTGATACCGTGATTTTCTACGGAGAAGACATTGCTGAATTGGCCCAACTTGCCAGTCAAATGTTCCCAATCGGCCACGTTTACTACTTCAAGAAAACAGAAGACAAAGACCAATTTGAAGACCTAGTCAAGCAGGTTAAGGAAAGTCTAGGAGCTAATGACCAAATCTTGCTAAAAGGTTCTAACTCTATGAATCTAGCCAAATTGGTAGAATGTTTAGAAAATGAAGACAAGTGA
- the recR gene encoding recombination mediator RecR, with product MLYPTPIAKLIDSYSKLPGIGIKTATRLAFYTIGMSDDDVNEFAKNLLSAKRELTYCSICGRLTDDDPCSICTDPTRDQTTILVLEDSRDVATMENIQEYHGLYHVLHGLISPMNGISPDDINLKSLMTRLMDSEVSEVIVATNATADGEATSMYLSRLLKPAGIKVTRLARGLAVGADIEYADEVTLLRAIENRTEL from the coding sequence ATGCTTTATCCAACACCTATTGCTAAGTTGATTGACAGTTATTCCAAACTTCCTGGTATTGGGATTAAGACAGCAACCCGTCTAGCCTTTTATACGATTGGGATGTCTGATGACGATGTCAATGAATTTGCAAAAAATCTCCTTTCTGCTAAGAGAGAATTGACCTACTGTTCTATTTGTGGACGTTTGACAGACGACGATCCTTGTTCTATCTGTACCGATCCGACTCGTGACCAGACAACGATTTTGGTGCTAGAGGATAGTCGGGATGTGGCGACCATGGAAAATATCCAAGAATACCATGGACTCTATCATGTCCTGCATGGCCTCATTTCCCCTATGAATGGTATCAGTCCAGACGATATCAATCTCAAGAGCCTCATGACTCGTCTGATGGATAGTGAGGTTTCAGAAGTAATCGTAGCAACCAATGCCACAGCAGATGGGGAAGCGACTTCCATGTATCTTTCCCGCTTACTCAAGCCAGCTGGGATCAAGGTTACGCGCTTGGCACGAGGCCTTGCTGTGGGAGCAGATATCGAGTATGCGGACGAAGTGACCCTCTTACGGGCTATTGAAAATCGAACAGAGTTGTAA
- a CDS encoding IS30-like element ISSmi1 family transposase, with translation MTKKQKHLTLEDRIDIQTGISQQETFRSIAEKMGKDPSTISKEIKRNRIMHPTSVKSDCTDCPLLKKAPYVCNNCPKKRTDCGFNRYLYYAKKAQEQYETMLRESRQGIPLNKESFYQMDKVLTQGIQKKQSIYHIIQTHNLPVSKATVYRHAKLGYLTAKPIDFPRMVTFKERRKSRKVAIPKELKIGRTYQDFQELRETDDFFKWLEMDTVIGRPGGKLLLTFNVSFCNFLFALLLNNKTALEVATKFAALKERVMDGGCAFHQLFPVILTDNGSEFAYVEELERDIDGKSHLYFCDPSRPDQKGRIEKNHTVLRAILPKGTSFDQLTQKDVNLVISHVNSLKREEFQGKSAYDIFTFTFGEDIAALLGCQFVKPEDTHLSPDLLK, from the coding sequence ATGACGAAAAAACAAAAACATCTCACTCTAGAAGACCGTATTGACATCCAAACTGGAATCAGCCAACAGGAGACTTTCCGTTCCATCGCTGAGAAGATGGGGAAAGACCCGTCAACGATTTCAAAGGAAATCAAGCGCAATCGCATCATGCATCCAACATCCGTCAAATCTGATTGCACGGATTGCCCTCTTCTCAAAAAAGCTCCTTATGTCTGTAACAACTGTCCAAAAAAGAGGACGGATTGTGGGTTTAACCGCTATCTTTACTACGCGAAAAAGGCACAGGAGCAGTACGAGACTATGTTGAGGGAATCCAGACAGGGCATTCCCCTAAACAAGGAAAGTTTTTATCAGATGGACAAGGTCTTAACCCAAGGCATCCAGAAGAAACAAAGCATCTACCATATCATTCAGACACATAACCTACCTGTGTCGAAAGCTACGGTGTATCGGCATGCCAAGCTGGGCTATCTGACAGCCAAGCCCATTGATTTCCCTCGGATGGTCACGTTCAAGGAACGCAGAAAATCCAGAAAAGTAGCTATTCCTAAAGAGCTGAAAATTGGGCGGACCTATCAAGATTTCCAAGAGTTACGAGAAACTGATGATTTCTTCAAATGGTTGGAAATGGACACGGTCATCGGCAGACCTGGTGGAAAGCTACTGCTCACCTTCAACGTTTCCTTCTGCAACTTCCTCTTCGCCCTGCTTTTGAACAACAAGACCGCTCTGGAGGTCGCCACTAAATTCGCAGCTTTGAAAGAAAGAGTCATGGACGGAGGGTGTGCGTTCCATCAGCTGTTCCCTGTCATTCTCACAGACAACGGATCTGAGTTCGCCTATGTGGAGGAGCTTGAGCGAGACATTGATGGGAAGTCTCACCTCTACTTCTGCGACCCTAGCCGTCCTGACCAGAAGGGGCGGATTGAGAAGAACCATACGGTTTTGCGAGCCATTCTTCCCAAGGGCACTTCCTTTGACCAGCTGACTCAGAAAGACGTCAATCTAGTCATTTCCCATGTCAATTCCTTGAAACGAGAAGAGTTTCAAGGAAAATCTGCTTACGACATCTTCACCTTCACCTTTGGCGAGGACATCGCTGCTCTTCTGGGTTGCCAATTTGTCAAACCAGAAGACACACACCTATCACCTGATTTATTGAAATAA
- a CDS encoding type II toxin-antitoxin system RelE/ParE family toxin, with the protein MDYKRYRILYSPRVIDSLDKRYQYIAEEIGSVEAARRKVANIRKDINRLKIFPQAGFDADEKFGKKLDPHYQTRGLTLSKDYIVLYTIVEDTVRLAYLLPSKSDYMKLFKTKSRYD; encoded by the coding sequence ATGGATTATAAAAGATATAGGATTTTGTATTCTCCTAGAGTGATTGATAGTCTGGATAAAAGATATCAGTATATAGCGGAGGAAATCGGTTCTGTAGAGGCTGCGAGACGAAAAGTAGCCAATATTAGAAAAGATATTAATCGGCTAAAAATTTTCCCCCAAGCTGGATTTGATGCCGATGAAAAATTTGGTAAGAAATTAGATCCTCACTACCAAACGCGAGGATTGACCTTGAGTAAGGATTACATCGTATTATATACAATTGTTGAGGATACCGTCAGACTTGCTTATTTACTCCCTTCAAAAAGTGATTACATGAAATTATTTAAGACTAAGTCAAGATACGACTGA
- a CDS encoding D-alanine--D-alanine ligase produces MKQTIILLYGGRSAEREVSVLSAESVMRAVNYDRFTVKTFFISQSGDFIKTQEFSQTPGQEDRLMTNETIDWDKQVAPSAIYEEGAVVFPVLHGPMGEDGSVQGFLEVLKMPYVGCNILSSSLAMDKITTKRVLESVGIAQVPYVAIVEGDDVTSKITEVEEKLNYPVFTKPSNMGSSVGISKSENQEELRQALKLAFQYDSRVLVEQGVNAREIEVGLLGNYDVKSTLPGEVVKDVAFYDYDAKYIDNKITMDIPAKISDDVVAVMRQNAETAFRAIGGLGLSRCDFFYTDKGEIFLNELNTMPGFTQWSMYPLLWDNMGISYPELIERLVELAKESFVKREAHLL; encoded by the coding sequence ATGAAACAAACGATTATTCTTTTATATGGTGGACGGAGTGCGGAACGCGAAGTCTCTGTCCTTTCAGCGGAAAGTGTCATGCGTGCGGTCAATTACGACCGTTTCACAGTTAAGACTTTCTTTATCAGCCAGTCTGGTGACTTTATCAAAACGCAGGAATTTAGTCAGACTCCAGGTCAAGAGGACCGTCTCATGACCAATGAAACCATTGATTGGGATAAGCAGGTTGCACCAAGTGCTATTTACGAAGAAGGTGCAGTTGTCTTTCCAGTTCTTCACGGTCCGATGGGAGAAGATGGCTCTGTTCAAGGATTCTTGGAAGTTTTGAAAATGCCGTATGTCGGATGTAATATCTTGTCATCTAGCCTTGCCATGGACAAAATCACTACCAAGCGTGTGTTAGAATCTGTCGGGATTGCTCAAGTTCCTTATGTGGCTATCGTTGAAGGCGATGATGTGACTTCTAAAATCACCGAAGTTGAAGAAAAATTGAATTATCCAGTCTTCACAAAACCATCAAACATGGGTTCAAGTGTCGGTATTTCAAAATCTGAAAACCAAGAAGAACTCCGTCAAGCTTTGAAACTTGCCTTCCAATATGACAGCCGTGTCTTGGTAGAGCAAGGGGTAAATGCCCGTGAAATCGAGGTTGGTCTCTTGGGCAACTACGATGTCAAAAGCACGCTTCCAGGGGAAGTAGTCAAGGATGTTGCCTTTTATGACTACGATGCCAAGTATATTGACAACAAGATTACCATGGACATCCCAGCCAAAATCAGTGATGATGTAGTGGCTGTCATGCGCCAAAATGCAGAAACAGCCTTTCGTGCCATTGGCGGTCTCGGTCTCTCTCGTTGCGATTTCTTCTATACAGATAAGGGAGAGATTTTCCTAAACGAGCTGAATACCATGCCAGGTTTTACCCAGTGGTCTATGTATCCACTGCTTTGGGACAATATGGGAATCAGCTACCCAGAACTAATCGAGCGTCTGGTGGAACTTGCCAAGGAAAGTTTTGTCAAGCGCGAAGCGCATTTGCTATAA